The Megachile rotundata isolate GNS110a chromosome 4, iyMegRotu1, whole genome shotgun sequence region GTCACCAAAGCGTCGAGTTCTGTTCATTCGAAAACGTCGAATTGCAATTTCACAGACACGAAGAGTGTTAAAAAAAACGCCGATTCTAATTCGACGTCCGATTCGCCGGGAAAGAATTGCGTCTTCAGGATCTCGGACGTGGGCTCCAACTGCAAATTGGACGGCTGGCACGGTTCTGGATTAGACGGTACACGAGATCGCATCTCCTCCAGCGTACTTTCCAACGTAGCAAGTACTTACGGTAATAATAAAACGGGGAAAGCGTCAACCGTGAACAAAGTTACGTCGCCTTTGAACTCTAAACTTAAAACGGAGAAGATTCCGATGCCTGTACAGTCGGCGGCAGTGATAGCTGTGGTAGATCTGGATAATGATTCCAATTACGACTCATCCGATGGGTCGAAAAGATTGCGAAGAAAGATCAAACGATCCCGAGTAACGTCGTACGCCAAGTCGTTTATAACTGGCAAGAATGAGTCGCAAATGGACGACGCGTTAGACGATAAAGAGGAACAGATACCTCCTATAAAGAAGTCTGTTCGTTCGCAACTCACTCCTCCTCCTTCTTCGCAAACCACTCAGTTGGAGAAGATCAGTAGTAGTACTATATCTTGAGTCTCGCTAAAACTTTATCGCTGTAACATTTAGCAGCGTACTTGTATAAATGTTTCAGACACGCATAAACATTTTGGACTGTTGCTTGGAGTGGCGTGCGCATAATCCAAGTtctgattattattatcatatgtttttttcatcttttttttttcttaatttttcacacGATTCTTGTACATAATTCACGAAACGTAAGGAAGTAAGCGAGACATTTCTTTAGTTGTACTGGGTACACACGTGTAATATTTTTTAGCATTGTAAATTGTGCTCTCCTGTAAAGGTTTCTCGAGAATGTCTTTGAGCGACATTGTAATTTATACTTGGTGATATAAAGGAAAAATGTGAACGAAAGATTTAAGAGATCCGACTGTGTATCATAATAGGAATAGAAACGAGAAAATGATTCGTTATAGATTAGTTGATTTAGCACGACTGCAAATAATTGGTTTGCGGCGTGATCGTATAAACGAGATACAATAGACAGTCGATTCAGaagtataaaattgataaaatgaaaAACGTAATATTCTTCTGTGAACGCGCCGTACTTTGCTCTCATGTAACGCCTTGTATTATATAACTTGCAAGGTAACGACCTGATTACATGCTAGATTTTAAGAAGTTTATTCGTTTAATGGTATGTCCCACTGTAATATTTAAGTTGCGTGCCTGTATTTTGTATGATCGAGTGAATCCGAGAAaggaaataaacaaaatattccTTGCTACGAAGCCGATGTGTTTTCTTATTTCTTGGTGCGTTTCCAAGTCTGTTCGATCAAAGGTTCAGTTCCGTTTTGGTGTCAAATTTTGCTCAGTGTGCTTGGTTATATATACATTGAGGATCATTAAAAGCGACGATCTCGCGTTCTCGTGATGTTTTGGTGTGGCAAGGCTATCATGACCGcacattaaaagaaaaaaatttgtgtaaattaGTCAGAAAAATAATCGCATGTAGTAGAATGCTCCaatagttatttaaaaaaatggcaCCAAAACACTGCCTTTGCCATTCCAAACTTGGAGTCAGCCAAGGTATAAGCAGGCACATTAATGAGCGTCTTGTACGGTAATTCATGTTAACACGGAATCGAAGGAACATGATATTTTGCTAGGAAAATGAGCCTTTGAACGAGCACAGTGTATTCCTATTCATTTCCTTGATATTCCAAGGTGATCCGTTTTTCATTCGGGATAAGTGTCATTTTCATTAACGTTCTTTGCTTGCAACAAAATATGTCTGAAATCCGAAGGCATACGGGTCAAGAATAAATCGCCAATTTATTTGTTTGATTATATCTTTATATTTGGGTGCGGTGTACACGACGCTCGTTTTTCGTAAACTTTCTCATTAAGTCTTCTGGAAGAAGATCATTATTTGTAATCTGAACAGATCTGATAGTCGTACTTTAATGTCTTACAGATATGGTTGTCGGACGACAATATGGAACAGATGCCGGTTCGTATATGAATATTACTTTTCTTTCTTCAAAATCTTGAGGAAGCGGATAGACAATTTCTTTTCTATTTGTCAGATGTGGTGTCCTCCAACGCCTCCCACAACGGATAACGATGTTTACATCGACTATTCTTTGGGATTTCTTTATGAAAATACACCTATGTCAGAGGCTCAATTGCCTCCGATATACATTAAGAAAGAACAAAAGAGAAGTAGAATCGACGCTGGACTTAGCGATCGCGATGGTAAGTGTCTTCCATTATAGCGAATCACATTGATATGATAATCCAAATTACTTGTTGTTTGTTATGTAAAGAAGTAGTGGGTAAAATTTGATCTTGCGATCGGAAAGGCACTTAAAAAAACTATCAATAATTCTTCATGTAACAAATAGGTCCCAAGTAATTTTGATAGTACCgtgaaaaattatgtataataatattttgctaAATCGTGTATTTGTTGCATAGGACGGCGAGCAGTTAAAATGCGACACAAGGAGGAATCGGTATACGCACCGAGATCTTTGTTCGATCGGCCTTCACCAGCATTAACGAAAATGCGTCGTGACatgaaattacataaatatcGCATAGTTCGACCGCCGATTCCATTGCCGGGTGTAAAACCGCATATGTCGAAGTCTTCAACGGACCAAGAACTTGTTTTAGACTGGATGATACACGAAGATTGGGCACTTCTTCAAGCAATTCAGATTTATCAAGGACTGCCATTGAATTTAATGATCTTATCCCCTGGTCATACTCCAAATTGGGATTTAGTTGCGGACATAGTGAACAATACGTCTCGAATATATAGGTCCCCTAAGCAATGTAGAAGTAGATACGAATCGGTGATAGTACCGAGAGAAGAAGGAAAATTACTTTATGATACCACGCcgaaaaaacaaaagaaacagAAAGGCGTTTACAAGATGCCTCAAGTTTCAGAGGTATAttgtgatatttttattgtacatttgAGGAAGGATGTTGACACAAATTATCGTTGTTTAATCGTCTTCTTTTAGCAACAAAGTAAAACAAACAGGCCAATGAAAACGTCTCAGTTATATAATCAGGATAAAAATCACTCATTCACATTAATGTGCTGTCAAAGATTTGACACCATAAAATCTGTTTCCAATAAGAGAACACCTACCGTTAAACCGTTGCTCGTTAATCCGTTAATGAAGAACCCCACTAATGCTGCCGTTTTAGCCGAATGTGGCATTCAGTATGACAGTCCCTTAGCACCCATAGAAGTTGCAACCCGACGAGCTGACAGGATCGCAAAGGAGAAACTTAAACATGCTGTTAGTATAATAAGATTCAACATCTCGACCATTTGAATGAAATGCATAGaaagtattatatattttttattcaggtTTTAACTGCTGAGCAACAGCAGCAAGTAGCTGCCCGTTTGctgcagcaacagcagcagcagcaacaacagcaacagcaacaagctcaacagcagcagcagcagcagcagcagcaacagcaacagcagcagcaaataaaattgcaacaacagcagcagcaacaagcACAGCAAAACATTTCGAATACCACGAGTCCTCAAGTACATCAATTGACCCAAGTTGTAACGACAGTTACGACTGGCCTGACAACGATGAAAACTGTCACAACAATGACGAACGTTACCACGTGTGGAACGACAGTTGCTACATCCGCGGCCAAAACTCGACCAGGAGGAACGTTGACTATGCAAGACACGCGTACTGCGCCAACCGTTGTTAGTGTTGGTAATCTTCAAGCTGCTCAGAGAATCGCAACAGCGAGTTTGGTATCCGCTGCACAGAGTTCTCCGTCAGCTACGCAGAAGGGTATCGTTGGAGTCACTGTAGCGACAGCTTCCGGTAGCAAAACGTTAACCGCTGCACAATTGCAGTATTATAGACAGCAGCAAGTTTTGTTGCGACAACAGCAACTGAAAGTACTACAAGCCCAGGCTGCGAGTGGTCAAAAAGTCTCAGTAGCTGTCTCGGCTGCTGCTGCGCAGCAAAGAGCTACTCTGATGAAGCAAGGTATAACCGCTGGCACTGTTGCACAAACAACCGTTGGAAAGCAGACGGTAGCACGTACAGTGTCGGAAACTGAAATGGCCGCTCTGTTAAAAAGACAGGCCTTACAGCAGCAAGCAAAGGCAGTGGCTCAGGTTCAAGTACCTTCGCAAGCCGGGCTTACTCCGGCTCAAATATTCGCGCAGGCAGGTTTGCAAGTGCAACAAGCTGGAACATCTGCCGGTGGAACACCAGTTGCTACTTTGGTGAAAGCAGCAAATGTAGCCAGTGTACGAACAGCAACGCCTCAACAGATTCGTCAGCTTGCTCTTCACCCTCAAATCATTACTCAAAGGAAATTACCGGCGCAGAAGGTTGCACAGTTAACGCAGGTTGCTGGTAAAACTGGGGTTCAAACGCAATTGATTGTGCAACAAAAGTCTCTGCCCGCAACAATGACTGTGCAGCAGATTCAACAAGTTATGAAACACGTCCAGCCGTCGGCGATGCAACAATTCACTCACGTACGTTTATATACTTGTTATTGAATCCCTAATTAAGATATAGAACTTTgttgttttaattaataaattaaagaagttgataatttagaaattgggtaaTATTAACTTCATGTAACCTTTTCCAggttctttatttttaacagtAATATATGTGATTTCAGGTCTCTACGGGACAAGCAGTTTCTTCCCAGCCCGGTCAAGTAGTTTTAACAAAATCTCCCTTACAAACGCGAGTAATTCCAGTTGTATCTGCCGCTTTGAAACAAACAATACAAGTTGTTACGGCAAGTAGTGCTCAATTGCGACAAGCTGCACCTGCTCAAGGGAAACCCGTTGTTACGACTGCAAGAGGTAGTCCTGGACCTAGTCAAGTCAGATTGCAAACCATTACGCATCCTGTTCATCCTCAGCAAGTGCAACAGCAAccgcaacagcaacaacagacTCAACCAGATGCTCAaccaaaataaatattgtatatttcgGAAGACGCACTCGAATCGACTTAGCattaggaatttttatttcgaattcaGGTGGTTGGAATAAAGGAAAATGAATATCAGGATTCAATTGGGGTTCTCTCAAAATAGTGACAACATTCCAAAAGGTATTGCGAGTAATATAATTGCAATTGATGTTGTAATCCTATTTCGGATCAACCAGTACACAGTTGTAATATTTGTGCAAAGATTAATACCACTTCACCTTTACGTAATAAAggtattttttttatacttcGATTTTATCTACGAGAAAGTGACACTGCAAACGGCGAATGTTATAAATcagtattgaaaaatttggtttTTAATCGTAGTATATCGTCTTTCAAAATTTGCTGGCCGAATTTGTACATAAATCATACTGGCAAAACTTTTGTTACGCGTTATTGACTTTGAAGAATTCTGGAATAgtattatgaatttattatgaCATAGTTTGTTTTAAACGCTTATTCGACGAAGAGCCCATTCGTGACGATTACTTCACATTTTAGTATCTAATCgaagattttaattaaatagatTTTTTGTGTCAAGTTCAGTACGGTTTTCtttatgtaatatgtacatcTATATCACTTTCAACTcctaatatattatttcatgGAAAACGAATAATTTGCGAAAGTAAGCATGCCCTGTTGCGCATCGAGACCGTATCTTTCTCGGTTTTCTAAGAACAAAAACAAATTTAGCCTCGAGAAATACGCTTAACTTGTCGATACATGTGAGTAGAAagaataaatatgaatttacgACTGTATATGTATCTATAGTTACCTGTAGGATTTAAAATTTCGTTCGATAATATGATGTTTATACTAGGCTCTTTATCGAATTGTGTAAGATTGtactaaatatatatataaatatatatatatatatataaatatgtataattcgTGTATTATAGACGCTAAAATAAACAAACTCGGAAGGAATGTATGCATTTCGTACGCGGTCTATGTATATTCTTTATAATTGTCTTACTAAAGACGCTAACAAGCACGTAATTCTATAAGTATCCTTATATTCTCATAACATAAACTCGAAATACATATTTTAGCGTTAAGAACCATTCTTTCCGATTCTGattaatagaattatttttgCTTCAATTTGTTTATACTCTGTCATTCTTTGATGTATCCATCAACGTCACTGATAAATGCCTGGTAGTTTTTTACGTTGTACATACTTGCTAAGTCATGTCATTGCGCCGATAATTATGATAAATGCCAGATATGCGTTGTTTTGTATAGAATATCATTTtctcttaaaaatttcatatcatATGGTACAATGATTTGAGGAATctagtttaattataaaaattgagtaACAGAGATATCTACAACTTAAAGAGATTACTCTAATATATATCTCTTTTTCTACATGATATTTGATAATCATACTTATATAATTGTACATGTCTACCATAATCTAAAACAGCGTTGTATGCGAACTGGTAGTCATTCAGTTGCAAACAATGGCAGTGTTAAGTTCTTTCCTTCTGAACTTGGGTTTTACAGTCGTTGCGCTCTTAACTATTTTAGTTCTTTATGTGAAATATAAACGAAGTTACTGGCAAAGACGCGGAGTGTCTACTCTACCAGGGCACTGGTTGTTTGGTAACATAAAAGACGCTGCATTACAGAAAAAGTCTTTTGCTCAAGTGTTTGGTGAATTGTATGAGCAAGCTGCGGATACGGATgatgttttgggaatttatgttCTCCATAAACCCTTCTTGTTAATAAGAAGTCCGGAAGTAATTAAACAGATTCTAATTAAAGACTTTAAtgtattcccaaatcgctattTCTCCGTTCGCTCGCTTCACGATGACATCGGTCATAGAAATCTTTTCTCCATTGAGAATCCTCCATGGAAATACCTTAGGTGCGTTTCGAATTATTGCTAAAATTACTTTTTGtaaaatgtttatacatattttatcagctgggaattcgaaaatttaaaactacCTATTTACGTATCCTATTAATGATACTTTTATTTCAGAACCAAACTTTCGCCCGTATTCACCGGTGTAAAACTAAAGAAACTTTTCCATCTGATAGTTCAAAATGCTAATTCAATGAGCAAATATATGGAAAGTCAGTTTTTAAACGGTACAAAGACAAAAAATATGAGGGTAAGAGATATTGCCTTGAAGTACACGACCGATATTATATCTAATATTGCTTTTGGAATTGAAGTCAATTCTTTCGATCCTGAAAAAGTAGAATTCTTCAACAAAggtattttgttgaaattacaaattacagctTTTTCACTGTTTGttgaaataatttcatatttccgGTTTTTGTTTCTCGTTTGACAGTTCAAGAGGGACTTCAATTTTCCTTCAAGCGGGGCCTAGAATTTTCGATGATGTTCTTTTTCCCGACGATTGCTAAATACATAGGTACTCAAATGTTAGGTTCGTCTACGGATTACTTCCGTAAAGTATTCTGGGATTCAATGGATACCAGAgaatcgaataaaattaaacGAGAAGACTTGATCGATTTGTTATTAGAGTTGAAGAATGAGAAGCAGGAAAACTCTGAATTCAGTTAGTGATAGTTAATTAATCCTGTCttgtaatatttcataaaattttgttttgttattGCTCTTCAGTTGAAAAATGTTTGTAGAATTTGAGGGCGATACACTGTTGAGTCAATCAGCCATTTTCTTCGTTGCTGGCCGCGAATCTAGCGTATCAACTATATGCTTCACCCTTGCTGAACTTGCTAAACATCCAGAGATTCAGAAACGAACGAGAGCAGAAATTTTAGAGAAGTTAGAACAATATGGAATGACATACGAGGCTGTTCAAAATATGAAGTATCTTCATCAAGTAATTTCAGAGACTCTGAGACTATATCCACCAGCTCCGATTCTTGATCGAGTGCCTGTTGAGGATTACAAGGTAATGTGGATGATGACATATGAGGAAAAGAACAGAAATTGATTGATAATGTTTTAGATACCAGGTACTGATATAGTATTAGAGAAAGGGACACCCGTGTATATAAGTTTGACTGGTCTTCACCGCGATCCAAGATATTATCGTGATCCCCTATCTTACAATCCTGATAGATATACTGAtgagaataaaaatgatattccCCCATCCACGTATATACCATTTGGTGAAGGTCCACGAGTTTGCATTGGTAAGAAAAGTagtttattcaaaaattatatcTTTAAAAGAACATCGCTAGTTTgtattatcaaatataaatatgtttcgTAGGTACACGACTCGGCCAGTTACAAAGTGCAATAGGTATACTCACAATACTTAAAGATTATGAAGTTTCATACGATTCTACTTGTAAATGTGACATTGAGAAACGTAACGTGTTCTTGTCACCAGTGGAAGATTTTAGATTAAATGTAACGAAAATCTAAAGTGTacttaattgtaaatattatatttgttttacaattaaaataattcatttgtTTATGGAAATGCACAAgtctaatataatataaatatgacgatagaatgataaatgtatttctttatatatacaaatataaatttttaatactatcATACATAATCTCTTAAATAATGTTACTAGTTACTATCTTATTTTGGCAatagtgtcaaatattttttaaattctggaaTGACACATTCTCGTGGATTTAATGGCGTTTGCGAAGTAAGATAATCGCTTAAATATTGTGGCATAAAGCAAAGAATACCTTTGCTAGCTAACATCGCCCAATCAATTGGCTGACTAACTTGTCTGACATTTACAAAACAATGAGTAATCTTTTTACCTGTAGGACTAGTATCGTATGGTGGtctgaaagaaaaataatatattgattaTTCTCATAATAGCAATAACAATCTGAAATGTTTACCTTGCTTGAACAACTTTGCCACCTCCAGCTTCAATTAATCTCTGGAACTGGTCGTATTTATCACCAGAAACTAATAGCAACGCTACCATGTTACAAAACGGTCCATTTGGTTCCTTAAGCAACTTCAACCTCCATCTATATGCAGCTGCTGCGATTATCTCTTCAATTTCACCATTTGGTTCTGGTATAACATCTTTACTCTTCGGATTACCCCATTCGTATTCTTCTTCCTGTTAAGAAGTGAAtgcaattaagaaattaatgaGTAGAAAGATCAATTATAAATTAGCGATGGGTAAGCCTAGGAAGGAAATTTGCCCATCGCTATTGCAGATAATAATAACTAATTAtactaacatttaaaaattttccttcCTGTTCACAATCCCGTAAGTACATACAATGAAGAACCCACTTTCCAGATGCTATACTACCCAGCATCTTTTCGTTTCTTGACGGTCTGATACAAAGTAAATGTGTCGCAGTGATATCAAAACTAGGATCCGAAGATACATCACCTCCAAGATCTTTTATTACTTTTTCGTACGCCGTTCTATCCTGTTGAAGTGAATGTgttaataaaatactaatattatttattataacaagCAACATACCTTTATGCCTGAAAGCATAAATTTAGGTCTTTTTGGAGGCTCGATTTCCTCCACTGATTCTTCTTCAGCATCATCtccattttgctcgttttcatcGATACTTTCATTTTGTTCATGTTGTATTGTTAACTAGTTATACAAAGGTAATTccagttaaattaatttcagataaaatcaatttatgtatttaacTTACTTGTTTTGCATGACACGGATCTTCCCATACAATGGCATCGATGGGTTGAGAATCTTTTGCAATAACTacggaaaaaaatatatattaaacagACGATTAAATATTACTAACATGATAATTGATACTTACATTTTTGTATGGGATCAGAAGGTTCTGTATTGTACGAGCTTGCCTTTTCTCCAGAAAGAGAATACCTATTTTCGGGGGTACTCGATGTTCGTTGCAGCATTTGATCCAACTGTGCAATTTGCCTACCATGTAAAATTATACGTAAAGTTCATGTAACTATCTTGACTCTTTAATACCTTTGTATATAAACTtacatattaatttcaatattttgtagcGGACTATTTTCGTCGGTGAATtccaattttcttttaataggTGTAGTATCAGTTGCTTTATAACTATCATCTTTTGTTTCTACTGTTTCTGGTATTTCTGCTGCTTCTGCTGTCTCCGCAACTTCTGGTTCTGCCGACGATTGATTATTAACAGTAAGTGATGTCTCCCCTGTGCTGTCCTATTAcaattaaagattaaaaaatacgTTGTAATTGTTATGAGTGtatactaataataaaatatattacctCCAAATTTTGACCttgatttttcagttttttccATAACTGTTTTTTCAGATCTGAAAGAGGCTGTAAATTTCATTGTAttaatacatgtacatacacgaAGAATACAAACATGATTGAAATTCATAAGATACAAACAGTGCTGAGAGCTCTTTTCTTCAAAGGTGGCTCTTCCACTCTTAAATCCGGAAAATTGTCAACCCATTTGACCCAACCTTTTCTCGTATCTGGAGAGGGATCTGGTCTAAACACTTGACCATACGGTGTTTCTGGCGTAGACACATGAAACGGTGATTGTGGAGTTTTATTCATAAGTAAACTGAGTCTCTTATTTATTAATGGTGTCTCACCGGAACCACTCTCTTGAttctgtaatatatatttttaagcaATAAATCGTAATACAAAATGATACCCAATTAACATTCCTTCGATTACCTGTAAATGAGCTAAATGACGTTTCGGAGTAACAATGTTTCTATTTATTGGTTCGACTGGAGGTCTCATTTGACTTGTATTGGTTTTAGATAAACTTGTATCTCCATCGTCTGATTGACTCGATTTTTCAGGagcttaataataagagatatttAAGTAACTCAAACATGTAATCTAATTCTAAAAGTTTTACATACCCATAGTCTCCCCCACAAGGAATGGTGTTTCATTGACGCGTTTCGATTGAGCTGCACAAGACTTCAGCCAGTCAGCGGTTACAGCTGGCAATTTCCATTTGACTGCtgcattatacttattaccttCAGGTGTCGGACAAACCAAATGTGTACTTCCATATGTATTCTTTTCAAGATTAGTCTTTCGGACGAATATATCTTGAACCCTAAAACCAATAACGAGTTAATATCTACTTGATTAGAGTTATTTGTTAGCAATAAAAAAGATTACATGGCACCCAATTCCGTGGCTAATGTTGCAAGATACGTTCGTTCTACGCCAGTATACATGCTCATTGTAATAACACAGCCTGACAAtggattcaaatatttttttatggatAGCGGTCTATGATAGTACATAATTTCGACTATTTGTTCTTGATTTACACAATCTTCCTacaaagaattttaataatagaatatGCCAAGACAACAAGATTTAACGAGAAAGATATTGATACCTACAATAAATAAATCAGTAACAATTTCATTTACTGTATGTTTTAACGATGCACCACATTTTGGTACAACACCGTAATCTGGGATACCAGAAAACGTACTCGAAACTACTTGTCCACCCATGGCTATTATAGTTTCGGCTACGTAACTGTCTTCATCGTTGAAGCCGATTACAACAAATGTCAGTCCTacataattgtatcattataaaatttgaacttAGTATTGTAATTTGTTACGTATGTACTTTAAATTACCTTCAAACAGTTTATCATTTAAAGTGGACATTTGACTAATTGGCACCGCACTATCGTCTGCTAAGCATTTGTTTTTTACGGATACAGACGTTGACGGTGTTTTTGTACGtttatcttcttttttattatcatcGATTAAAGTCTTATCGTTAGTATCTTCTGTGGTAGGTGTTTTTGGCTTTGTAAATTCCTGTAATGTTTTCTCATTTACTGTAACTAGATGAAAAATTATCCATAAATTatgtattcaaattaatatttccgGAATATTTGCTACTAATTATTGGAAACCATTACCAACGGTATCCTGAAGATATTGTTCGAGAATATCAGATtgatttttctctttttctttttctagcAGTGATAGTTTCCTATCTATATCGAATGATGGTATAGGAACTTTTCTTGGTTTTTGCAACATTTGTAAATTCTGTAATGATATatcgattaaaataattatacgttGTTATGTAACTCGTGATACTTACTTTTTTACTTAATGGAGATGGAGGTTCTGGCGGTTTCTGCATTGCACtatttatttcttcaaataaaaaattttcttccgGTGCGGGGCGTTTCAATTTAATACTTTGCTCAAGCCATTCCAAAGTTAGTATAAAAGGACTACATAAAATAATGACATTGTTAAAGAAAGTATAACCGAGAATACTAGTGTAgacattaattttatatcgtACCATAATCCTTTTGACTTCATTAATTTTAGCTCACTAATTGCTTTATGCTCGTCTCCCACAAGAACGTGTGTTAAAACGTCTGATATATCGTCCAGTCGTGTCGCACTACcgacatttaatattttattaattttatcccTTTGATTAGGAGCAAACCCAGCAAGATAAATCTGAAAAGTAGAAAGACGTAGATCGAAGAAGTTGTATGtcataatattaaaaactaGCACACATTTAATCCACATACATTGC contains the following coding sequences:
- the LOC100883162 gene encoding cytochrome P450 6k1, producing the protein MAVLSSFLLNLGFTVVALLTILVLYVKYKRSYWQRRGVSTLPGHWLFGNIKDAALQKKSFAQVFGELYEQAADTDDVLGIYVLHKPFLLIRSPEVIKQILIKDFNVFPNRYFSVRSLHDDIGHRNLFSIENPPWKYLRTKLSPVFTGVKLKKLFHLIVQNANSMSKYMESQFLNGTKTKNMRVRDIALKYTTDIISNIAFGIEVNSFDPEKVEFFNKVQEGLQFSFKRGLEFSMMFFFPTIAKYIGTQMLGSSTDYFRKVFWDSMDTRESNKIKREDLIDLLLELKNEKQENSEFKFEGDTLLSQSAIFFVAGRESSVSTICFTLAELAKHPEIQKRTRAEILEKLEQYGMTYEAVQNMKYLHQVISETLRLYPPAPILDRVPVEDYKIPGTDIVLEKGTPVYISLTGLHRDPRYYRDPLSYNPDRYTDENKNDIPPSTYIPFGEGPRVCIGTRLGQLQSAIGILTILKDYEVSYDSTCKCDIEKRNVFLSPVEDFRLNVTKI
- the mus101 gene encoding mutagen-sensitive 101 → MIQESQPDTDVNLYFIVPSKYKSENDCIEEMWHAFDKCCEHDLEPRWITEKKCSKMKPVKNDVFVMEEFEGDIFEQLKTFKCPIIGPRCLLICFINGEPIPEGNNPVYTTAMRGLCICASGLPPEEKDHITKLVEYMGGIFTKQLRSRVTHLVTGSVMSAKYETAIDMKIPIVTKEWVETIWKTNLKDFVKASDSMFDKYKAPVFLNLVVTSTNLPKRQKEEIKHLINDNGGTFMGPLDGAKVKVVLAPVNSPISDKLKYAKQANIACLTPDWVYESIKVGYALPFKNYLITSLKVSSTPEKSNVYESLNCSAISSIPCDLQQGSCVDETLTTTVSSTSTVEHLTNGVSNVFDRLTLSEAKSAGPFLDGCNIYLAGFAPNQRDKINKILNVGSATRLDDISDVLTHVLVGDEHKAISELKLMKSKGLCPFILTLEWLEQSIKLKRPAPEENFLFEEINSAMQKPPEPPSPLSKKNLQMLQKPRKVPIPSFDIDRKLSLLEKEKEKNQSDILEQYLQDTVVTVNEKTLQEFTKPKTPTTEDTNDKTLIDDNKKEDKRTKTPSTSVSVKNKCLADDSAVPISQMSTLNDKLFEGLTFVVIGFNDEDSYVAETIIAMGGQVVSSTFSGIPDYGVVPKCGASLKHTVNEIVTDLFIEDCVNQEQIVEIMYYHRPLSIKKYLNPLSGCVITMSMYTGVERTYLATLATELGAMVQDIFVRKTNLEKNTYGSTHLVCPTPEGNKYNAAVKWKLPAVTADWLKSCAAQSKRVNETPFLVGETMAPEKSSQSDDGDTSLSKTNTSQMRPPVEPINRNIVTPKRHLAHLQNQESGSGETPLINKRLSLLMNKTPQSPFHVSTPETPYGQVFRPDPSPDTRKGWVKWVDNFPDLRVEEPPLKKRALSTPLSDLKKQLWKKLKNQGQNLEDSTGETSLTVNNQSSAEPEVAETAEAAEIPETVETKDDSYKATDTTPIKRKLEFTDENSPLQNIEINMQIAQLDQMLQRTSSTPENRYSLSGEKASSYNTEPSDPIQKFIAKDSQPIDAIVWEDPCHAKQLTIQHEQNESIDENEQNGDDAEEESVEEIEPPKRPKFMLSGIKDRTAYEKVIKDLGGDVSSDPSFDITATHLLCIRPSRNEKMLGSIASGKWVLHCMYLRDCEQEGKFLNEEEYEWGNPKSKDVIPEPNGEIEEIIAAAAYRWRLKLLKEPNGPFCNMVALLLVSGDKYDQFQRLIEAGGGKVVQARPPYDTSPTGKKITHCFVNVRQVSQPIDWAMLASKGILCFMPQYLSDYLTSQTPLNPRECVIPEFKKYLTLLPK